From Amphiprion ocellaris isolate individual 3 ecotype Okinawa chromosome 2, ASM2253959v1, whole genome shotgun sequence, a single genomic window includes:
- the reps2 gene encoding ralBP1-associated Eps domain-containing protein 2 — MEQESGAASTGSFIPLNEHEQRYYSGLHGLCQADTSGKLSSGKVAELFKASQLPPESLHKVTEVCGAKRLGYFGTPQFYVALKLLAAAQSGLPIRLESVTANLPLPRFVGLKNEPELRYPAVPPSIDTQGAQCGSAPTSVSWTPADRSTFRHLEANVDKKEPWSPPRSPCSSPPRSPLTYHSYQYSKQRNGVDSQIAYESKHSSRPIVQLEQHSSPSNYGTKPTVEQQAMTRASSVERLDQQGLVDYTDDDPWRITEEQLEYYTNQFKTLQPDLGALILGAVAKNFFTKSKLPIPELSHIWELSDVDRDGALTFSEFCTAFHLIVARKNGYPLPESLPATLRPGFMQSEEDIPETPESAEPLIVFEDTEPRPSQMDRGVIERLQPGLTTITQDVKEESSKQDASVQRTGTQEKQTLQLGAFPERPEPPQDLDPQMRTKTRPRSYSSTSIEDAMKKAEEPPTPPPRPQKTHSRASSLDLNKLFQQGAPGVKSGWLLPPPALPPRPSTSQVSHFINVSEVPPHNKVKQPNFADFSHFREEEESSVKPEEQSPRSRFGPSTEDPTNQSKQDVISSSHSQAPQKPVRRKYHPESQNLETPPPPAVSFPPAAKTSQKLLSKQKREIQMAIRKNKETNAVLTRLNSELQQQLKVVHQERVTLESQLEILRPLAST; from the exons GTGACCGAAGTGTGTGGAGCTAAACGTCTGGGTTACTTTGGTACTCCTCAATTCTATGTGGCCCTGAAGCTGCTCGCAGCCGCCCAGTCTGGTCTGCCCATCCGCCTGGAGAGCGTAACAGCCA ATCTACCTCTGCCCAGATTTGTTGGGCTGAAGAATGAACCAGAGCTGCGATATCCAGCCGTCCCTCCCAGCATTGACACTCAGGGGGCTCAGTGTGGATCAGCACCCACTTCTGTTTCCTGGACTCCAGCAGACAGGAGCACCTTCAGACACCTGGAGGCCAATGTAGACAAAAAG GAGCCTTGGTCTCCACCACGATCACCGTGTAGTTCTCCACCTCGGTCTCCGCTGACTTACCACAGCTACCAGTACTCCAAGCAGAGAAATGGGGTTGACTCACAGATTG CCTATGAAAGCAAACATTCCTCGCGGCCGATCGTTCAGCTGGAGCAGCACTCCTCACCCAGCAACTATGGGACCAAACCCACTGTGGAGCAGCAGGCCATGACTCGG GCTTCCTCAGTAGAGAGGCTCGATCAGCAGGGCCTCGTGGACTACACTGACGATGACCCCTGGAGGATTACAGAGGAACAGCTGGAGTATTACACTAATCAATTCAAAACCCTGCAGCCTGACCTGGGGGCTCTGATTCTGG GAGCTGTAGCAAAGAACTTCTTCACAAAATCCAAGCTCCCAATACCGGAGCTCTCCCACATTTG GGAGTTGAGTGATGTGGATAGAGATGGAGCTCTCACTTTCTCTGAGTTCTGCACAGCCTTTCACTTAATTGTGGCGCGCAAGAACGGCTACCCTCTGCCAGAGAGCCTCCCTGCAACCCTGAGGCCAGGCTTCATGCAGTCTGAAGAGGACATACCTGAGACTCCTGAA AGTGCAGAGCCTTTAATTGTATTTGAGGATACAGAACCGAGGCCCAGTCAGATG GATCGAGGCGTTATAGAGAGACTCCAGCCAGGCTTGACCACAATCACACAAGATGTGAAGGAGGAATCCAGTAAACAAG atgcAAGTGTGCAGAGAACGGGGACTCAGGAGAAACAGACTCTACAACTCGGTGCTTTTCCTGAGAGACCAG AACCACCTCAAGACCTGGACCCACAAATGAGGACAAAAACTAGACCAAG GTCCTACTCCAGCACTTCTATTGAAGATGCTATGAAGAAGGCAGAAGAGCCTCCCACCCCTCCGCCTCGACCACAGAAGACCCACTCCAGGGCCTCCTCGCTGGACCTCAACAAGCTCTTCCAGCAGGGAGCTCCAG GGGTGAAAAGTGGATGGTTGCTGCCTCCTCCAGCCCTCCCTCCCAGACCATCAACCTCACAG GTTTCTCATTTTATCAACGTTTCAGAGGTGCCTCCCCACAATAAGGTGAAGCAGCCGAACTTTGCAGACTTCAGTCATTTCAGAGAAGAG gagGAGAGCAGTGTGAAACCTGAAGAGCAGAGTCCACGCTCCAGATTTGGACCGAGTACTGAAGACCCGACAAATCAGTCAAAACAG GACGTCATCAGCTCTTCTCACAGTCAGGCGCCACAGAAACCAGTTCGCAGGAAATATCACCCAGAGAGCCAAAACCTGGAGACTCCGCCTCCGCCTGCCGTGTCGTTTCCTCCGGCTGCCAAAACGAGCCAAAA ACTGCTGTCCAAACAGAAGAGGGAAATCCAGATGGCGATCCGTAAGAACAAGGAAACCAATGCAGTGCTGACACGCCTCAATAGTGAGCTCCAGCAGCAACTGAAG GTGGTTCACCAGGAGAGAGTCACCTTGGAGTCCCAGCTGGAGATCCTGCGGCCTTTGGCCTCGACATGA